The following proteins are encoded in a genomic region of Alistipes shahii WAL 8301:
- a CDS encoding 6-phosphogluconolactonase, with protein sequence MNNKYSLPKDGGLISESAPRDIIHRYEKIHTKVYENEYEGVQYVADNIVKAIRMYNEIHCSNEVYEESQPFVLGLTTGRTPLGLYRELVKRHHEGQISFRNVAVYSLDEFYPIRSTEQQSRNYRIHEEFLNHIDILPENVHIPDGTVPEDRVSEYCASYDHSVRRIDLMIIGVGEDGQIGFNEPGSYSRSRTRLVQLTYNTRKIQSGAFFGLENTPKMAVTMGIDTIMRANRIILMAWGEEKAHIVQRVVEGEITDQVPASYLQAHQNIEVVIDENAAQLLTREQTPWMVGPCEWTPKFVRKAVVWLCGVVKKPILKLTYKDYIENSLGELLEQGRAYDQINIDVFNDLQHTITGWPGGKPNADDSTRPVPSSPFPKRVIVFSPHPDDDVISMGGTFIRLVQQGHNVHVAYETSGNVAVHDDVVLQNIDTARELGYGNHYAEVEKVIAGKRKGEPEPRPLLDLKGAIRRAEARAAVRSFGLNPDTNAHFLNLPFYETGGIKKGQLTEKDIEIIVKLLREIKPHQIYAAGDLADPHGTHRTCMEAVLGALEVVKDDEWLKECHLWLYRGAWMEWDLGMVDMAVPLSPDELIMKRHAIYRHLSQKDIMPFPGSDPREFWQRAEERTQNTAKLYDQLGMAEYQAIEVFVKMF encoded by the coding sequence ATGAACAACAAGTATTCACTTCCCAAAGACGGCGGCCTGATTTCCGAATCGGCTCCGCGCGACATCATCCATCGTTACGAGAAGATCCACACCAAGGTCTACGAAAACGAGTACGAAGGCGTGCAGTACGTCGCCGACAACATCGTCAAGGCGATCCGCATGTACAACGAAATCCACTGCTCGAACGAAGTCTACGAGGAGTCGCAGCCCTTCGTGCTGGGCCTCACGACGGGCCGCACGCCGCTGGGTCTCTACCGGGAACTGGTGAAACGCCACCACGAAGGGCAGATCAGCTTCCGGAACGTCGCCGTTTACAGCCTCGACGAGTTCTACCCGATCCGGTCGACCGAACAGCAGAGCCGCAACTACCGCATCCACGAGGAGTTCCTCAACCACATCGACATCCTGCCCGAGAACGTGCACATCCCCGACGGTACGGTTCCCGAGGACCGCGTTTCGGAATACTGCGCGTCGTACGACCACTCGGTGCGGCGCATCGACCTGATGATCATCGGCGTCGGCGAGGACGGGCAGATCGGCTTCAACGAGCCGGGGTCCTACTCCCGCTCGCGCACGCGGCTGGTGCAGCTGACCTACAACACCCGCAAAATCCAGTCGGGCGCTTTCTTCGGGCTGGAGAACACGCCCAAGATGGCGGTCACGATGGGCATCGACACGATCATGCGCGCCAACCGCATCATCCTGATGGCCTGGGGCGAGGAGAAGGCCCACATCGTGCAGCGGGTCGTCGAGGGCGAGATCACGGATCAGGTTCCCGCCTCGTACCTCCAGGCGCACCAGAATATCGAGGTGGTGATCGACGAGAATGCCGCGCAGCTGCTCACCCGCGAGCAGACGCCGTGGATGGTGGGTCCCTGCGAATGGACGCCGAAATTCGTCCGCAAGGCCGTGGTATGGCTCTGCGGCGTGGTTAAGAAGCCCATCCTGAAACTCACCTATAAGGATTACATCGAAAACTCGCTGGGCGAACTGCTCGAACAGGGCCGCGCCTACGACCAGATCAACATCGACGTCTTCAACGACCTCCAGCACACCATCACGGGCTGGCCGGGCGGCAAGCCCAACGCCGACGACTCGACGCGTCCCGTGCCTTCGTCGCCCTTCCCCAAACGGGTGATCGTCTTCTCGCCGCATCCCGACGACGACGTGATCTCGATGGGCGGCACGTTCATCCGCCTCGTGCAGCAAGGTCACAACGTGCACGTGGCTTACGAAACCTCGGGCAACGTGGCCGTGCACGACGACGTGGTGCTGCAAAACATCGACACGGCCCGCGAACTGGGCTACGGCAACCACTACGCCGAAGTCGAAAAGGTCATCGCCGGCAAGAGGAAGGGCGAACCCGAGCCGCGCCCGCTGCTCGACCTGAAAGGCGCCATCCGCCGCGCCGAGGCGCGTGCCGCCGTGCGCTCGTTCGGACTGAACCCCGACACCAACGCCCACTTCCTCAACCTGCCGTTCTACGAAACGGGCGGCATCAAGAAGGGCCAGCTCACGGAGAAGGACATCGAAATCATCGTCAAGCTGCTGCGCGAGATCAAGCCCCATCAGATCTACGCCGCCGGCGACCTTGCCGACCCCCACGGCACGCACCGCACCTGCATGGAGGCCGTGCTCGGCGCCCTCGAAGTCGTGAAGGACGACGAGTGGCTGAAGGAGTGCCACCTGTGGCTCTACCGCGGCGCCTGGATGGAGTGGGACCTCGGCATGGTGGACATGGCCGTGCCCCTGTCGCCCGACGAGCTGATTATGAAACGCCACGCCATCTACCGCCACCTCTCGCAGAAGGACATCATGCCCTTCCCGGGCAGCGATCCCCGCGAGTTCTGGCAGCGGGCCGAGGAGCGCACGCAGAACACCGCAAAGCTCTACGACCAGCTCGGCATGGCCGAATACCAGGCTATCGAGGTGTTTGTGAAGATGTTTTAG
- a CDS encoding LacI family DNA-binding transcriptional regulator, whose amino-acid sequence MGASLKDIACKLNLSKTTVSWVLSGQGDKKGISAETQSRVLACARSLAYEPNLLARSLNTGVSKTIGLILPSISDTFFAHIADRIESEAEREGYSLMIAGSNSETERENALIRLFRSKKVDGIIIAPADASGREVGRLAESGCPVVLFDRGLAKTDAGCVVIDNEAGSHALVRHLAARGFRKIAIITTFPHLPTMELRHRGYLRALAEAGLHADPRLYGEVAYAGYRQHVCDTLDRILATVPDTDGFFFTTHILATEALRYFHDRGIDISDGRRGLACMHEDPLFRLAAPRMSVARFPVEEISAHAVRLLLRQIRESQSPGSVRPAPESVVLPCRMEFRDE is encoded by the coding sequence GTGGGAGCGTCACTCAAGGACATAGCCTGCAAGCTCAACCTCTCGAAAACGACCGTTTCGTGGGTCCTCTCGGGGCAGGGCGACAAAAAAGGGATCAGCGCGGAGACACAGAGCCGCGTGCTCGCCTGCGCCCGCTCCCTGGCATACGAACCGAACCTGCTGGCCCGAAGCCTCAACACGGGCGTATCGAAAACCATCGGACTGATCCTCCCCTCGATTTCGGACACTTTCTTCGCCCACATCGCCGACCGGATCGAGTCGGAAGCCGAGCGGGAAGGCTACTCGCTGATGATCGCCGGTTCGAACTCCGAAACCGAACGGGAAAACGCCCTGATACGGCTTTTCCGGTCGAAAAAGGTCGACGGCATCATCATCGCCCCGGCCGACGCTTCGGGACGCGAGGTCGGCCGCCTTGCGGAGAGCGGCTGCCCGGTCGTGCTGTTCGACCGCGGCCTCGCGAAAACGGACGCCGGCTGCGTGGTGATCGACAACGAGGCGGGCAGCCATGCGCTGGTCCGTCATCTTGCCGCCCGGGGATTCCGCAAAATCGCCATCATCACGACCTTCCCCCACCTCCCGACGATGGAACTGCGGCACAGGGGCTACCTCCGCGCGCTGGCGGAAGCGGGACTGCACGCCGATCCCCGCCTCTACGGAGAGGTCGCCTATGCCGGCTACCGGCAGCACGTCTGCGATACGCTCGACCGCATTCTCGCCACGGTTCCCGACACCGACGGCTTTTTCTTCACCACGCATATCCTCGCCACCGAGGCCCTGCGCTATTTCCACGACCGGGGCATCGACATCAGCGACGGCCGTCGGGGGCTTGCCTGCATGCACGAAGACCCGCTTTTCCGCCTGGCCGCCCCCCGGATGAGCGTCGCCCGCTTCCCCGTCGAAGAGATCAGCGCCCACGCCGTGCGCCTCCTGCTGCGGCAAATCCGCGAAAGCCAATCGCCCGGCTCCGTCCGCCCGGCACCCGAATCGGTGGTGCTGCCCTGCCGCATGGAGTTCCGGGACGAATAA
- a CDS encoding IS4 family transposase: MNKDKYVFAQLVAFLDNNKFRHLVDKYDGNRYVKNFTCWNQLMALMFGQLCNRESLRDVVVALETHQSKCYHLGMGRNPIAKTTFATANQNRDYRIFEDFAFFMMEQARKKRATDIFKLKGNVYAFDSTTIPLCLSVFWWAKFRKKKGGVKAHVLYDLESQVSAFFHITTASVHDSKAMKEIPYESGSYYVFDRGYNAFKELYKICLNESYFVVRAKKNLQYKCTKWKRRLPKNVLSDSVIELTDVNTQKKFPERLRLVRFHDDEQDRDFAFLTNAFHLTALEIANLYKNRWQIELFFKWLKQHLKIKKFWGTTENAVRIQICSAIITYCLVAIVQHDMRLKRSTYEVLQILSISLTDKTPLRDLFEKTNFNDVKELDYPLLEGLFD, encoded by the coding sequence ATGAACAAAGACAAATATGTATTCGCTCAATTGGTTGCATTTCTCGACAACAACAAGTTCCGTCACCTGGTTGACAAGTATGATGGGAACAGGTATGTCAAGAACTTCACCTGCTGGAATCAGCTCATGGCACTCATGTTCGGACAACTCTGTAACCGTGAGAGCCTGCGTGATGTTGTCGTTGCATTGGAGACTCACCAATCCAAATGTTATCACCTTGGAATGGGGCGTAATCCAATAGCGAAAACGACATTTGCCACAGCGAATCAGAATCGTGACTACAGGATCTTTGAAGACTTTGCCTTCTTCATGATGGAACAGGCTCGCAAGAAACGAGCAACCGACATCTTCAAGCTGAAGGGGAATGTTTATGCATTTGATTCAACAACGATTCCGCTCTGCTTGTCAGTATTCTGGTGGGCAAAGTTCCGCAAGAAGAAAGGAGGCGTTAAGGCGCATGTCCTTTATGATCTGGAGTCCCAAGTTTCTGCTTTCTTCCATATTACGACTGCATCGGTACACGATTCAAAGGCAATGAAGGAGATTCCCTATGAATCAGGTTCTTACTACGTATTTGACCGTGGTTACAATGCATTCAAGGAACTCTACAAGATTTGTCTTAATGAATCATACTTCGTGGTTCGGGCGAAGAAGAACTTACAGTACAAGTGTACGAAATGGAAACGTAGATTGCCTAAGAATGTGCTTTCTGATTCCGTTATTGAACTCACGGATGTGAACACACAGAAGAAGTTTCCTGAGAGGCTGCGACTTGTGAGATTTCACGATGACGAGCAAGACAGAGACTTCGCATTTTTGACGAATGCATTCCATCTTACCGCTCTCGAAATTGCTAATCTCTACAAGAACCGATGGCAGATTGAGTTGTTCTTCAAGTGGCTCAAGCAGCACCTCAAGATTAAGAAATTCTGGGGCACTACAGAGAACGCTGTCAGAATACAAATTTGCTCTGCAATCATAACTTATTGCCTTGTCGCCATCGTCCAACACGACATGCGACTAAAGCGGTCAACTTATGAGGTCCTGCAGATTTTGAGCATCTCACTAACGGATAAGACTCCACTGAGAGATCTCTTCGAAAAGACTAATTTCAACGATGTCAAAGAACTCGATTATCCCCTCTTGGAGGGACTATTTGATTAA
- a CDS encoding GNAT family N-acetyltransferase codes for MNIEGRTIRLRAVEPGDVDLMYEWENDCDIWPVSGTTEPFSRHQLERFVERHQDIVGVLCDGQLRLIIETLLSSKPVGAIDLFEYDPIHRRAGIGILIYEQSDRGRGYASDAVETLCRYAHDTLRAHQLWCNVGADNEASLRLFRSAGFTEIGVKRDWLWRPNGYHDEVMLQKIFD; via the coding sequence ATGAACATCGAGGGCCGCACCATCCGCCTGCGGGCCGTGGAGCCGGGCGATGTCGACCTGATGTACGAGTGGGAGAACGACTGCGACATCTGGCCGGTCAGCGGGACGACGGAGCCGTTCTCGCGTCATCAGCTGGAGCGCTTCGTCGAACGGCATCAGGACATCGTCGGGGTGCTCTGCGACGGACAACTGCGGCTGATCATCGAGACGCTGTTGAGTTCCAAGCCGGTCGGGGCGATCGACCTGTTCGAATACGACCCGATCCACCGCCGGGCAGGCATCGGCATCCTCATCTACGAACAGAGCGACCGGGGACGCGGCTACGCCTCCGACGCCGTGGAAACCCTCTGCCGCTATGCACACGATACGCTGCGCGCGCATCAGCTGTGGTGCAACGTCGGTGCCGACAACGAAGCGAGCCTGCGCCTGTTCCGCAGCGCGGGATTCACCGAGATCGGCGTCAAACGCGACTGGCTATGGCGGCCCAACGGCTATCACGACGAGGTGATGCTGCAAAAGATATTCGACTGA
- the nagB gene encoding glucosamine-6-phosphate deaminase, giving the protein MRLIIENTPQQVAQWAANYIIAQIKNKEQHTSSPFVLGLPTGSTPLETYKELIRRHKTGEVSFKNVITFNMDEYVGLPEEHPESYHSFMWNNFFKHVDIRPENVNILDGNADDLAKECADYEARIVEAGGIDLFMGGVGEDGHIAFNEPFSSLNSRTRLKTLTQDTIQVNARFFGGDISLVPKTALTVGVGTVLSAKKVLILATGHKKARAVRHGVEGSYNHQWTISALQVHPNGILVCDDPAAEELRVATYRYFKDIERENLISK; this is encoded by the coding sequence ATGCGCTTAATCATTGAAAATACCCCCCAGCAGGTAGCCCAGTGGGCCGCCAATTACATCATCGCCCAGATCAAGAACAAGGAGCAGCACACCTCGTCGCCCTTCGTGCTGGGGCTGCCGACCGGCTCGACCCCGCTGGAGACCTACAAGGAACTGATCCGCCGCCACAAGACGGGCGAAGTGTCGTTCAAGAACGTCATCACGTTCAACATGGACGAGTATGTGGGTCTCCCCGAGGAGCATCCCGAAAGCTACCACTCGTTCATGTGGAACAATTTCTTCAAGCACGTCGACATCAGGCCGGAGAACGTCAACATTCTCGACGGCAACGCCGACGACCTGGCCAAGGAGTGCGCCGACTACGAGGCGCGCATCGTCGAGGCCGGGGGCATCGACCTCTTCATGGGCGGCGTGGGCGAAGACGGACACATCGCCTTCAACGAGCCGTTCTCGTCGCTCAACTCCCGCACGCGCCTCAAGACCCTGACGCAGGACACGATCCAGGTCAACGCCCGGTTCTTCGGCGGCGACATCTCGCTCGTGCCGAAAACCGCGCTGACGGTCGGCGTGGGCACGGTGCTCTCGGCCAAGAAGGTGCTGATCCTCGCCACGGGCCACAAGAAAGCCCGCGCGGTGCGCCACGGCGTCGAAGGCTCCTACAACCACCAGTGGACCATCTCGGCCCTTCAGGTGCACCCCAACGGCATTCTGGTCTGCGACGACCCGGCCGCCGAGGAGCTGCGCGTAGCCACCTACCGCTATTTCAAGGACATCGAGCGCGAAAACCTGATCTCGAAATAA
- a CDS encoding SGNH/GDSL hydrolase family protein gives MKRLTYLLLCLLMPAMAAAENAPVKYTDAASLTIVNKAQPGGPAFQRIDVARYPELTPTVTRYYRYSTGLAVVFRTDSRNIRARWTTVNQLPGANSTLIAQRGLDLYIRRDGKWVFAGVGVPSKSGTQHEAPVVEHMDTTMKECLLYLPLHDEIAALEIGTDEGALLEAAPDPFRHRIVVIGSSITHGTSASRPGMAYAARLGRTLGFGFINLGASGQCKLDTFFARIAAETRADAFLFDTFSNPSAQQIDERLEGFVRRIRESHPTTPLIFLQTEVRESGNFDLKKRAFEDAKREAARKGMEKILETDKNIWFINPGMKLGDDHEATVDGVHPTDLGFERMLKKVQPQIIRILQKHGIK, from the coding sequence ATGAAAAGACTGACATACCTGCTCCTTTGCCTGCTGATGCCGGCAATGGCCGCCGCAGAAAACGCTCCGGTAAAATACACGGATGCGGCAAGTCTCACGATCGTCAACAAAGCCCAGCCGGGCGGCCCGGCGTTTCAGCGCATAGACGTAGCCCGTTATCCCGAGCTGACCCCGACAGTCACGCGATATTACCGCTACTCCACGGGGCTGGCCGTGGTGTTCCGCACCGACAGCCGCAACATCCGCGCCCGGTGGACCACCGTCAACCAACTCCCCGGAGCCAATTCGACGCTCATCGCCCAGCGCGGGCTCGACCTCTACATTCGCCGCGACGGCAAATGGGTCTTCGCCGGAGTCGGTGTGCCGAGCAAATCCGGAACGCAGCACGAAGCCCCCGTCGTCGAACACATGGATACGACGATGAAGGAGTGCCTGCTCTACCTCCCGCTGCACGACGAGATCGCCGCCCTCGAAATCGGAACCGACGAAGGTGCGCTGTTGGAAGCCGCTCCCGACCCCTTCCGCCACCGGATTGTGGTGATCGGGTCGAGCATCACGCACGGCACTTCGGCTAGCCGTCCGGGAATGGCCTACGCCGCACGCCTGGGCCGCACCCTGGGATTCGGGTTCATCAACCTCGGGGCCAGCGGGCAATGCAAGCTCGATACATTCTTCGCGCGCATCGCCGCGGAGACCCGGGCCGACGCCTTTCTGTTCGACACCTTTTCGAACCCGTCGGCCCAACAGATCGACGAGCGGCTGGAAGGGTTCGTCCGGCGCATCCGCGAAAGCCATCCCACGACGCCGTTGATCTTCCTCCAGACGGAGGTGCGCGAAAGCGGAAACTTCGACCTGAAAAAACGGGCTTTCGAAGACGCTAAGCGGGAAGCTGCCCGGAAAGGGATGGAGAAAATCCTCGAAACGGACAAAAACATCTGGTTCATCAATCCCGGCATGAAGCTGGGAGACGACCACGAGGCGACCGTCGACGGCGTACACCCCACGGACCTCGGGTTCGAACGGATGCTGAAGAAAGTTCAGCCACAAATTATTCGAATATTGCAGAAACACGGAATAAAATAA
- the fabD gene encoding ACP S-malonyltransferase → MKHAYVFPGQGAQAVGMGKDLYDNVPAAKELFEKANEILGFRITDIMFAGTDEELKQTRVTQPAVFLHSVIMAKALGVKPDAAAGHSLGEFSALVVAGALSFEDGLKLVSKRAMAMQAACEAQPGTMAAILGLEDKVVEEICASVDGVVVAANYNCPGQLVISGAVEAVDAACEKAKAAGARRALRLPVGGAFHSPLMEPAKQELEKAIAEAPFQTPVCPVYQNVDAKPYTDPAAIKANLIAQLTAPVRWTYIVRNMLSDGVTEFTELGPGSVLQGLIRKVDPNTVVESKSTL, encoded by the coding sequence ATGAAGCACGCATACGTATTCCCGGGCCAGGGCGCCCAGGCCGTCGGAATGGGCAAAGACCTCTACGACAACGTTCCGGCTGCGAAGGAACTCTTCGAGAAAGCCAACGAGATCCTCGGTTTCCGCATCACCGACATCATGTTCGCCGGTACGGACGAAGAACTGAAGCAGACCCGCGTCACCCAGCCCGCCGTATTCCTCCACTCGGTGATCATGGCCAAGGCGCTGGGCGTGAAGCCCGATGCCGCCGCCGGACACTCTTTAGGCGAATTCTCGGCCCTCGTGGTCGCCGGAGCGCTCTCGTTCGAGGACGGTCTGAAGCTCGTTTCGAAGCGCGCCATGGCCATGCAGGCCGCCTGCGAAGCGCAGCCCGGAACGATGGCCGCCATTCTCGGTCTGGAAGACAAGGTCGTGGAGGAGATCTGCGCGTCGGTCGACGGCGTGGTCGTCGCCGCCAACTACAACTGCCCGGGCCAGCTGGTGATCTCGGGAGCCGTGGAGGCCGTAGACGCCGCCTGCGAGAAAGCCAAGGCCGCCGGAGCGCGCCGTGCGCTGCGCCTGCCGGTGGGCGGAGCGTTCCACTCGCCGCTGATGGAGCCTGCCAAGCAGGAACTCGAGAAAGCCATCGCCGAAGCGCCGTTCCAAACGCCCGTATGCCCCGTTTACCAGAACGTCGACGCCAAGCCCTATACCGATCCCGCCGCCATCAAGGCCAACCTGATCGCCCAGCTGACGGCCCCCGTGCGCTGGACCTACATCGTGCGCAACATGCTCTCCGACGGCGTGACGGAATTCACCGAACTCGGCCCCGGCAGCGTGTTGCAGGGACTCATCCGCAAGGTGGACCCCAACACAGTCGTGGAATCGAAATCGACGCTGTAA
- a CDS encoding ROK family transcriptional regulator codes for MTSLTEFFNKHEDDALKGITHKNSIIKRNIIAHMAVNGECTLSELTKELHISVPTITKLVQELVDENIVTDLGKVETPGGRRPNIFGLANSAIYFAGVNVGRDNMRFLITDLQNNIIKEENDFTFELLDRPQCIERICSGIENFIATCGIDRGKILGLGVCMTGRVNPDTGRSYKYFTSSEQSLRDLLEERVGIRVLLENDTRARCYAEYTCGKSKDESNVLYLHMGRGVAIGIVVDGQLYYGKSGFAGEFGHIPFFDNEIICSCGKKGCLETEVSGIAIEDKMCHLIQKGVNTILKEKYDQQKTIHIDDIITAAKNDDNLSIELIEEAGEKVGKAVAFLINTFNPETVIVGGNLAAAGDYIMLPLKSATNKYSLNLVYKDTKFRVSKMTENANAWGVAMLIRNKIIGL; via the coding sequence ATGACATCACTTACCGAATTTTTCAACAAACACGAAGACGACGCCCTGAAGGGCATTACGCACAAAAACAGCATCATCAAGCGCAACATCATCGCGCACATGGCTGTCAACGGAGAATGCACGCTTTCGGAGCTTACCAAAGAGCTTCACATCAGTGTCCCCACGATCACCAAACTGGTTCAGGAACTGGTCGACGAGAACATCGTGACGGACCTGGGCAAGGTGGAAACCCCGGGCGGACGGCGCCCCAACATCTTCGGCCTGGCCAACTCGGCAATCTATTTCGCCGGGGTGAACGTCGGTCGTGACAACATGCGCTTCCTGATCACCGATCTGCAAAACAACATCATCAAAGAGGAGAACGACTTCACGTTCGAGCTGCTCGACCGTCCGCAGTGCATCGAGCGCATCTGCTCGGGCATCGAGAACTTCATCGCCACATGCGGCATCGACCGGGGCAAGATTCTCGGGCTGGGCGTCTGCATGACGGGACGCGTGAACCCCGACACGGGCCGCAGTTACAAATACTTCACGTCGAGCGAACAGTCGTTGCGCGACTTGCTCGAAGAGCGCGTCGGCATCCGCGTACTGCTGGAGAACGACACCCGCGCCCGCTGCTATGCCGAATACACCTGCGGCAAATCGAAGGACGAGAGCAACGTGCTGTACCTCCACATGGGCCGCGGCGTGGCCATCGGCATCGTGGTCGACGGACAGCTCTACTACGGCAAGAGCGGCTTCGCCGGCGAGTTCGGCCACATTCCCTTCTTCGACAACGAGATCATCTGCTCGTGCGGCAAGAAGGGATGCCTCGAAACCGAGGTTTCGGGCATCGCCATCGAGGACAAGATGTGCCACCTGATCCAAAAGGGCGTGAACACCATCCTCAAGGAGAAATACGACCAGCAGAAGACCATCCACATCGACGACATCATCACTGCGGCGAAGAACGACGACAACCTTTCGATCGAACTGATCGAGGAGGCGGGCGAAAAGGTCGGCAAGGCCGTGGCTTTCCTGATCAACACGTTCAACCCCGAGACAGTCATCGTCGGCGGCAACCTCGCGGCGGCGGGCGACTACATCATGCTGCCGCTCAAATCGGCGACGAACAAATATTCGCTCAACCTGGTCTACAAGGACACCAAGTTCCGCGTGTCGAAGATGACCGAGAACGCCAACGCCTGGGGCGTGGCCATGCTGATCCGCAACAAGATCATCGGATTGTAA
- a CDS encoding DUF4465 domain-containing protein, whose product MKKLLLFAFAACALAACSDDDGDSRVPATAVVLDCTEKELAVGETLQLTATPAPANTTDDVVWSSDAEEFATVSESGLVTAVAAGTAKISATYGSVSATCTVHVSEPDPDPNPDPNPDPEPEPSNLISFETSEGMLAIDGKAVQLGDITVSGGSAAGNHHNVFWAKGGSYDDLAVGGVYNGYLCSTSDEKIWFGTYFSADIGYGDYWGGFVLSANYGRTATSVNYANQFMVWADKGANGSSNCMIGYFDGYTSGYATPMIEFVEPRQVSYLYMANSAITYPYKPTQVDEASYYYKVKITGSLEGKETGSAECFLINGSEKLSDWKKVDLSALGKVDCLTFSPASNEANAYGLLVPAYFAIDEIGLIAEK is encoded by the coding sequence ATGAAAAAACTCTTGCTTTTCGCATTTGCGGCCTGCGCTTTGGCCGCCTGCTCGGACGATGACGGCGATTCCCGCGTCCCTGCGACTGCGGTTGTGCTCGATTGTACGGAAAAAGAACTTGCAGTCGGCGAAACTCTGCAACTCACCGCAACGCCGGCGCCGGCGAATACCACCGACGACGTGGTGTGGTCTTCGGATGCCGAGGAGTTCGCGACGGTCTCCGAATCGGGTCTTGTGACGGCCGTGGCTGCCGGAACCGCCAAAATCTCGGCGACATACGGTTCGGTGTCGGCAACCTGTACCGTGCATGTGAGCGAACCCGATCCGGACCCCAATCCGGACCCCAATCCCGATCCGGAGCCGGAACCGTCTAATTTGATTTCTTTCGAAACGAGCGAGGGAATGCTTGCTATCGACGGCAAGGCTGTACAGCTCGGCGACATTACCGTTAGCGGCGGTTCTGCGGCGGGAAATCACCATAATGTCTTTTGGGCGAAGGGCGGCAGCTACGACGATCTGGCCGTAGGTGGCGTTTACAACGGGTATCTTTGTTCGACCTCGGATGAGAAGATTTGGTTCGGAACCTATTTTTCAGCCGACATCGGCTACGGAGACTATTGGGGCGGTTTCGTCTTGTCTGCCAATTACGGGAGAACGGCTACGAGCGTCAATTATGCGAACCAGTTTATGGTATGGGCCGATAAGGGGGCAAACGGTTCGTCGAACTGCATGATCGGTTATTTCGACGGATATACGAGCGGTTATGCAACTCCGATGATCGAATTTGTGGAACCGCGTCAGGTCAGCTATCTGTATATGGCCAACAGCGCGATTACCTACCCTTATAAGCCGACGCAGGTTGACGAGGCTTCGTATTATTATAAAGTGAAAATTACCGGCTCGCTTGAGGGCAAGGAGACCGGTAGTGCGGAGTGCTTCCTGATCAACGGTTCGGAAAAGTTGTCGGACTGGAAAAAGGTCGATCTTTCCGCTTTGGGCAAGGTCGACTGTCTGACTTTCTCGCCTGCTTCGAATGAGGCGAATGCCTACGGATTGCTCGTTCCCGCTTATTTTGCCATCGACGAAATCGGACTGATTGCCGAGAAGTAA